The genomic segment CCTGATTTCTTAGCTGTCTGTCTCATTCTCAGGGACATTGACAAGGTAGATGAACTGATGACTGACATCACAGAACAACAGGAGGTGGCCCAGCAGATCTCAGATGCCATTTCTCGGCCTATGGGCTTTGGAGATGATGTGGATGAGGTGATTGGGGGTGAGGGGTCAGGGCATTTTGGAGAAAGTATGGGACTGGCCAGAAGGAACACCCAAGAGAGGCTCTTGGGGCAAGTTTGGGAGGGAACTTCAAAAGCAATATGTTTTTGGAGGtagatgtttttttcttcatcttaaatGGTCTTGTCTTCCCTATACAGGATGAACTGCTGGAGGAGCTAGAGTTGCTGGAACAGGAGGAATTGGCCCAGGAGTTGTTAAGTGTGGGCGACAAGGAGGAAGAACCCCCAGTCAAATTGCCTAGTGTACCTTCTACTCATCTGCCGGCAGAGCCAGGTATGCAGGGTTGTTCTGTTGTCTTGAGGACTTAAGAGGGTAAGAGAGGTATGGGGAAAGATTATTCCTCATCCATCCTGCCTCAAAGGAGCCACACAGAAAGGGCTGCTGCTGCAGTTGTGCAGGTTGTTGACTGCATATGGGCACCCACCTAGCCTGTGCTTCACTCAGCAAGCTGTGTACCCTGGTTTAGGGCTACAAAGGGCAGGAGCAAGAGGCAccttttttctaatttgcacaaagGTGCTATGGGATTGAACAGCAGCCTAGCAAGCAGAAGGACCACACCTTTAGGTTTTTTGTGGGGAGACAGAATTCAGCAGGCTCTGAATGTCATAGTAGGGGATGGTTGGAGTTGCTGAGACCTTaatccttctcctttcttttctctgggtATCTTTGTCCTCAAAGCTCCCAAAGCGGATGAAGATGAAGAAGCACTAAAGCAGTTGGCTGAGTGGGTATCCTGATAAATCTGGGCTTGTCTTCCTAATGCTACCTTTGTTGGTCCTTTTTTCCTTAAGTGCCAAatgctgagctaaaggagaatAACTTTTTGGGGAAGTCCTGCTGAGGGTGGTAGTATGACCCTGCCTGAAAAAAGGGTCTCTTGCCCTCCCAGCCCTGGCTCAACTCTGAAGAAGATCTTGCTACAGAAGGAGCCCTTGGGCTCCCTTCTCTTTGATAGCAGTTATAATGCCCTTGTTCCCAATAAAACTGGGCAGATGGAATCCTAGTGTCTATACTGCCTTGTCTACCCCTGAAGCTGTTCCCCTGGCCCTTGGAGCCTTGTCCTCAAGAGCCTTATTTCAAGCAATAAATAATTACAGCAAAGAAGGGAGGTTGGAACATAGAACAAATGGGCATTCCTAATATCTCAACCTATGTTCCAGACA from the Theropithecus gelada isolate Dixy unplaced genomic scaffold, Tgel_1.0 HiC_scaffold_7528, whole genome shotgun sequence genome contains:
- the LOC112617995 gene encoding charged multivesicular body protein 4a, whose translation is DIDKVDELMTDITEQQEVAQQISDAISRPMGFGDDVDEDELLEELELLEQEELAQELLSVGDKEEEPPVKLPSVPSTHLPAEPAPKADEDEEALKQLAEWVS